In Kordia antarctica, the following proteins share a genomic window:
- the trpC gene encoding indole-3-glycerol phosphate synthase TrpC has protein sequence MTILDKIIADKYKEVALKKSIIPISQLESSVLFNRETSSLAKALRESDTGIIAEFKRRSPSKSVINQSASVQDVAKGYENAGVCGMSVLTDGKYFGGSLDDILLARASVQFPILRKEFIVDEYQIIEAKAHGADVILLIAAVLTRDEIKTLSETAKSLNLDVLLEVHNLEELQKSIMPSLDMLGVNNRNLKTFEVSTAISKELSTHIPNDFVKVSESGISSVKAIKDLKPFGYQGFLIGENFMKTENPGESALAFIEELRS, from the coding sequence ATGACCATTTTAGATAAAATCATCGCAGATAAATACAAGGAAGTTGCTCTCAAAAAAAGCATCATTCCAATATCGCAATTAGAAAGTTCTGTATTATTTAATCGTGAAACTTCTTCGTTGGCAAAAGCGTTGCGCGAAAGTGACACAGGAATTATTGCAGAATTTAAAAGACGTTCGCCTTCAAAATCAGTCATCAATCAAAGTGCAAGTGTACAAGATGTGGCAAAAGGATATGAAAATGCTGGCGTTTGCGGAATGTCTGTATTGACAGATGGAAAATACTTTGGAGGTTCGCTTGATGATATTTTATTGGCAAGAGCGAGCGTGCAATTTCCAATCTTGCGAAAAGAATTTATTGTAGACGAATATCAAATCATCGAGGCAAAAGCGCATGGTGCTGATGTTATTTTATTAATTGCGGCAGTTTTGACAAGAGACGAAATCAAAACACTATCGGAAACAGCAAAAAGTTTGAATTTAGATGTTTTATTAGAAGTTCATAATTTGGAAGAATTGCAAAAATCAATCATGCCGTCATTAGATATGTTAGGCGTAAACAATCGCAATTTAAAAACATTTGAAGTTAGCACAGCTATTAGCAAAGAATTATCAACTCATATTCCAAATGATTTCGTAAAAGTTTCCGAAAGTGGAATCAGTTCTGTGAAAGCAATTAAAGATTTAAAACCATTCGGTTATCAAGGTTTCTTGATTGGAGAAAATTTTATGAAAACGGAGAATCCTGGCGAAAGTGCTTTGGCATTTATTGAGGAGTTGCGTTCTTAG
- the trpD gene encoding anthranilate phosphoribosyltransferase, producing the protein MKNLLNRLINHENITETEAKQVLVNISKDMYNPSQIASFLTVFMMRSVTLEELKGFRDALLELCIPVDLSAYNAIDLCGTGGDGKDTFNISTLASFITAGAGVKVAKHGNYGVSSVSGSSNVMEHLGVKFTDDTDFLEECIDKAGICVLHAPLFHPAMKNVAPIRKALGVKTFFNMLGPMVNPSFPKNQMVGVFDLELARMYGYLYQNTDKNYTILHALDGYDEISLTGSTKAIRNNSEEILTPEDFGVPQHLQADIYGGDSVASAAEIFTNILEGNGTNPQNNVVCANAGMAIATVNGFEVKEGFEIAKESLHSGKALRVLKKLQELSK; encoded by the coding sequence ATGAAAAACCTACTAAACAGACTCATAAATCACGAAAACATCACAGAAACTGAAGCCAAACAAGTATTGGTAAACATTTCGAAAGACATGTACAATCCGAGTCAGATTGCTTCTTTCCTAACGGTTTTTATGATGCGAAGTGTTACACTTGAAGAACTCAAAGGTTTCCGCGATGCATTACTAGAATTATGTATTCCTGTGGATTTATCTGCGTACAACGCAATTGATTTATGCGGAACTGGCGGCGACGGAAAAGATACTTTCAACATCTCAACCTTGGCTTCTTTCATTACAGCTGGTGCTGGCGTAAAAGTTGCCAAACACGGAAACTACGGCGTTTCTTCGGTTAGTGGTTCATCAAATGTGATGGAACATTTAGGAGTCAAATTTACTGACGACACCGATTTCCTTGAAGAATGTATTGACAAAGCAGGAATTTGTGTATTGCATGCGCCTTTATTTCATCCAGCAATGAAAAATGTGGCGCCAATTCGTAAAGCATTAGGTGTAAAAACTTTTTTCAATATGTTGGGTCCAATGGTAAATCCGTCGTTTCCGAAAAATCAAATGGTTGGTGTTTTCGACTTAGAATTGGCGAGAATGTATGGTTATTTATACCAAAATACAGATAAGAATTACACCATTTTACATGCGTTAGATGGTTATGATGAAATCTCACTAACTGGTTCAACCAAAGCAATCAGAAACAACTCAGAAGAAATATTAACTCCAGAAGATTTCGGAGTTCCACAACATTTACAAGCTGATATTTATGGTGGCGATTCGGTTGCTTCGGCGGCAGAAATTTTCACAAACATATTAGAAGGAAACGGAACTAATCCGCAAAACAATGTAGTTTGTGCAAATGCAGGAATGGCGATTGCAACAGTAAATGGTTTCGAAGTTAAAGAAGGTTTCGAAATCGCGAAAGAATCGTTGCATTCTGGAAAAGCGTTGCGAGTTTTGAAGAAGTTGCAGGAATTGAGCAAATAA
- a CDS encoding anthranilate synthase component II, which translates to MKKVLVIDNYDSFTYNLVHYLEDLGCDVTVKRNDQLSLEEVDNYEKIILSPGPGIPDEAGLLKPIIAKYAATKSILGVCLGQQAIGEVFGGTLSNLSEVYHGVATKIEVSVDDESLFDGLPKSFEVGRYHSWIVASPLPPSLEATSFDENGQIMSLRHRIYDVRGVQYHPESILTPNGKKILENWITK; encoded by the coding sequence ATGAAAAAAGTATTAGTCATAGATAATTACGACAGTTTCACGTACAATCTTGTGCATTATTTAGAAGATTTAGGCTGCGATGTTACGGTAAAAAGAAACGATCAACTTTCGTTGGAAGAAGTAGATAATTACGAAAAAATTATTCTTTCGCCAGGCCCAGGAATTCCCGATGAAGCAGGTTTATTAAAACCAATTATTGCAAAATATGCAGCTACAAAAAGTATTTTAGGTGTTTGTTTAGGACAACAAGCAATCGGCGAAGTCTTTGGCGGAACACTTTCAAACTTATCAGAAGTCTATCATGGAGTTGCCACAAAAATAGAAGTTTCTGTTGATGACGAATCACTTTTTGATGGTTTGCCAAAATCGTTTGAAGTTGGACGTTATCATTCATGGATTGTTGCAAGTCCGTTACCGCCAAGTTTAGAAGCTACTTCTTTTGATGAAAACGGACAAATCATGTCGCTTCGTCACAGAATATATGATGTTCGTGGCGTTCAATATCATCCAGAATCGATATTAACACCGAATGGGAAAAAAATACTAGAAAATTGGATTACTAAATAG
- a CDS encoding anthranilate synthase component I family protein — protein sequence MYSLKTTYKKILADTITPVSVYLKIRDKYPNSLLLESSDYHASGNSFSYVCCNPIASIKVMNETLTREFPNGEKLVTPITATTDVPALIHEFSQQFKTDKNDFKFINNGLFGYIAYDAVRYFEDVEISKKEKSLDIPDIYYAVYQNIIAFNHFKNEAYIFSHSYEKEDNIDTIEHLLRSRNFTTYKFTIDGERTSNLDDAQFKENVALAKKHCFRGDVFQLVLSRRFIQKFKGDEFNVYRALRSINPSPYLFYFDYGDFKIFGSSPEAQLVVQDNHTEIHPIAGTFKRSGNDEEDAKSAKELFDDPKENAEHVMLVDLARNDLSRNGNQVKIETYKELQFFSHVIHLVSKVTAQKHTNVSTMQVVADTFPAGTLSGAPKHKAMQLIEKYETSNRDFYGGAIGFMDFDGNFNHAIMIRTFLSKNHELHYQAGAGIVAKSEEENENQEVYNKLRALNTALEIAETI from the coding sequence ATGTATTCTTTAAAAACAACATATAAAAAAATTCTGGCAGACACAATTACGCCTGTAAGTGTCTATCTCAAAATCAGAGATAAATATCCGAACAGTTTACTCTTAGAAAGTAGCGACTATCACGCAAGCGGAAACAGTTTTTCGTATGTATGTTGCAATCCGATCGCGAGTATTAAAGTGATGAATGAAACGCTTACGCGGGAATTTCCAAACGGAGAAAAACTCGTCACTCCTATTACTGCGACAACCGATGTTCCTGCATTAATTCATGAATTTTCGCAACAATTTAAAACGGATAAAAACGATTTTAAATTCATCAATAATGGTTTATTTGGTTACATAGCGTACGATGCAGTTCGGTATTTTGAAGATGTAGAAATCTCTAAAAAAGAAAAATCACTTGACATTCCAGATATATATTATGCTGTTTATCAAAACATTATAGCGTTTAATCACTTTAAAAATGAAGCATACATTTTTTCACATTCTTATGAAAAAGAAGATAATATTGATACGATTGAACATTTATTAAGATCCAGAAACTTTACAACGTATAAATTTACGATTGATGGCGAACGAACGTCAAATTTAGATGATGCACAATTTAAAGAAAATGTTGCCTTAGCCAAAAAACATTGTTTTCGCGGCGATGTATTTCAATTAGTATTATCGAGAAGATTCATTCAAAAATTTAAAGGAGACGAATTCAATGTATATCGCGCGTTGCGAAGTATAAATCCGTCTCCATATTTGTTCTATTTTGATTATGGCGATTTCAAAATCTTTGGTTCTTCGCCAGAAGCGCAATTAGTTGTGCAAGACAATCACACAGAAATTCATCCAATCGCAGGAACTTTCAAACGTTCTGGGAATGATGAAGAAGATGCAAAATCTGCCAAAGAATTATTTGACGACCCAAAAGAAAATGCAGAACACGTTATGCTCGTCGATTTAGCTCGAAACGACTTAAGTCGAAACGGTAATCAAGTCAAAATAGAAACGTATAAAGAATTACAATTCTTCTCGCATGTAATCCATTTAGTTTCTAAAGTAACGGCTCAAAAACACACAAATGTTTCAACGATGCAAGTTGTGGCTGATACATTTCCGGCAGGAACTTTAAGTGGCGCACCAAAACACAAAGCGATGCAATTAATTGAAAAATATGAAACCTCCAACCGTGATTTTTATGGCGGTGCAATTGGTTTTATGGATTTTGATGGAAACTTTAATCACGCAATTATGATCAGAACGTTTCTAAGCAAAAATCATGAATTGCATTACCAAGCTGGCGCAGGAATTGTAGCAAAATCCGAAGAAGAAAACGAAAATCAAGAAGTTTATAACAAACTAAGAGCGTTGAATACGGCGTTGGAAATTGCGGAAACAATATAA
- a CDS encoding YceI family protein — protein MKTRIFTLVALFIFAGITTAFAQEKRIDADASTITWTGYKVTGQHEGTIDFKGGALEFKDGKLIGGTFTINMATINVTDLKGGGKAKLEGHLKSDDFFGVEKYPDAILNFRKVVETDDNVYRVAADLTIKGNKSPITFDIEVENNSAEAKLKVDRTKYGIKYGSASFFDGLKDKAINDEFDLNVELKF, from the coding sequence ATGAAAACACGTATCTTTACATTAGTAGCATTATTTATATTTGCTGGAATTACAACTGCTTTTGCACAGGAAAAAAGAATTGATGCAGACGCAAGTACAATCACATGGACAGGTTATAAAGTAACAGGTCAGCACGAAGGAACAATTGATTTTAAAGGCGGCGCATTAGAATTTAAAGACGGAAAACTTATTGGCGGAACGTTTACCATTAACATGGCAACGATAAATGTTACAGATTTAAAAGGTGGCGGAAAAGCAAAATTAGAAGGACATTTAAAATCTGACGACTTTTTTGGAGTTGAAAAATATCCTGATGCAATCTTAAACTTCAGAAAAGTTGTAGAAACTGATGACAATGTATACAGAGTTGCTGCCGATTTAACAATCAAGGGAAACAAATCGCCAATTACATTTGACATTGAAGTTGAGAACAATTCAGCGGAAGCGAAATTAAAAGTAGATCGTACAAAATATGGAATCAAATACGGTTCAGCTTCTTTCTTTGACGGATTAAAAGACAAAGCAATCAACGATGAATTTGATTTAAACGTAGAATTAAAATTCTAA
- a CDS encoding MarR family winged helix-turn-helix transcriptional regulator, with the protein MNKLQDILKSNATLPLAKQTALNFMITNKVLSEKYLDFFKQYDISGQQFNVLRILKGQKGKPANLATIQERMIHKNSNTTRLIDKLILKGFVDRTICPENRRKVEILITKSGLELLDTIDPKLNELEEKNMQQLTIAEAETLNILLEKLRGSQSL; encoded by the coding sequence ATGAATAAATTACAAGACATATTAAAAAGTAATGCAACCTTGCCTTTAGCGAAGCAAACTGCGCTGAATTTTATGATTACGAATAAAGTGTTATCAGAAAAGTATTTGGACTTTTTTAAACAATATGACATTTCTGGACAACAATTTAATGTGTTACGCATCTTAAAAGGTCAAAAAGGGAAACCTGCAAACTTGGCTACGATTCAAGAACGCATGATTCATAAAAATAGCAACACAACACGCTTAATTGATAAATTGATTTTAAAAGGATTTGTAGACAGAACTATTTGTCCAGAAAATCGCCGAAAAGTGGAAATTTTGATCACAAAAAGTGGTTTGGAATTATTAGACACAATCGATCCGAAATTAAACGAATTAGAAGAAAAAAATATGCAACAGCTCACAATAGCAGAAGCTGAAACATTAAATATATTATTAGAAAAATTGAGAGGTTCGCAATCCTTATAA
- a CDS encoding DUF1800 domain-containing protein: protein MTLQEIVHIYYRVGFGISYAEATILQKESKETIVNELFNASREVKPLAIDISELTAKVKNLNMKDRKKLRSLIKDSTKKVHELNIAWIYKLGNTEQLLREKMTLFWANHFVCQDNNILHIQHYNNTLRKHALGNFKDFVIAISKEASMIKYLNTKQNKKAKPNENFARELMELFTLGRDNYSEKDIKESARAFTGWNHDFMGNFRLRRFQHDTEEKTFFGETGNFDGEDIIDIILKQKQCAKYICEKIYRYFVNDTIDDSRVSEMTTIFFKDYDIENLMRFVLLSDWFYDEKNIGTKIKSPIEFLVGVHRIVPMQFEKPRELIYLQKLLGQHLLFPPNVAGWKGGRNWINPNTMMLRLNLPSVLLANGPISLDEKGEFEDDFQRFNNKRNKQRKLKVLPDWETFHSQQKDVTLKQLQQTIIVSPLNSGTAAYLEKLETQDLKKYSIQLMSLPEYQLC, encoded by the coding sequence ATGACGTTGCAAGAAATAGTTCACATATATTATAGAGTAGGATTTGGGATTTCGTATGCGGAAGCAACTATTTTGCAGAAAGAATCTAAAGAAACTATCGTTAATGAACTGTTTAACGCTTCTCGCGAAGTAAAACCGCTTGCAATTGATATTTCTGAATTAACAGCGAAAGTTAAAAATCTAAATATGAAAGATCGTAAAAAGCTGCGTTCTTTGATAAAAGATAGTACTAAAAAAGTACACGAATTAAATATTGCTTGGATTTATAAACTTGGAAATACAGAACAATTGTTACGTGAAAAGATGACGCTTTTTTGGGCGAATCATTTTGTGTGTCAAGACAATAATATTCTTCACATTCAGCACTACAATAATACGCTTCGAAAACATGCTTTGGGAAATTTTAAAGATTTTGTCATTGCCATTTCCAAAGAAGCTTCCATGATTAAATATTTAAACACAAAACAAAATAAAAAGGCAAAACCGAACGAAAATTTTGCACGTGAATTGATGGAATTGTTTACGCTTGGACGCGATAATTATTCTGAAAAAGATATTAAAGAATCGGCACGTGCTTTTACAGGTTGGAATCATGATTTTATGGGAAATTTTCGTTTGCGTAGATTTCAACATGATACTGAAGAAAAGACTTTTTTTGGTGAAACTGGAAATTTTGACGGCGAAGATATTATCGATATTATTTTGAAACAGAAACAATGTGCGAAATATATTTGTGAAAAAATCTACCGTTATTTTGTGAATGATACGATTGACGATTCTCGCGTAAGCGAAATGACCACTATTTTTTTTAAAGATTATGATATTGAAAACTTAATGCGTTTTGTATTGCTTTCTGATTGGTTTTACGATGAAAAAAATATTGGAACGAAGATAAAATCGCCCATAGAGTTTTTAGTTGGCGTTCATAGAATCGTGCCAATGCAGTTTGAAAAACCACGTGAATTGATCTATTTGCAAAAATTATTAGGACAACATTTATTGTTTCCGCCAAATGTTGCAGGTTGGAAAGGCGGCAGAAATTGGATCAATCCAAATACGATGATGTTGCGACTCAATTTACCTTCTGTTTTATTAGCAAATGGCCCAATTTCGTTGGATGAAAAAGGCGAATTCGAAGACGATTTTCAGCGTTTCAATAATAAGCGAAACAAACAACGAAAACTAAAAGTATTACCAGATTGGGAAACGTTTCATTCGCAACAAAAAGATGTAACGTTAAAGCAATTACAACAAACAATCATTGTAAGTCCGTTGAATAGTGGAACAGCAGCATATTTAGAGAAATTAGAAACGCAAGATTTGAAAAAATATAGCATTCAATTGATGTCGTTGCCAGAATATCAATTGTGTTAA
- a CDS encoding DUF1501 domain-containing protein translates to MNRRNFIKSASLASTALFLPKFVSGFSLLDEAIATGKKLVIIQLSGGNDGLNTIVPFRNDIYYKKRPSLAQQKSNLIGITDEIGFHESLIAHSNLYNNGELCVVNNVGYPNPNRSHFRSTDIWHTASDSNEYLQSGWIGRYLDASKSKSLDAIEVDDTLSLMLKGEQTDGIANKNPALFYKTTQAPYFKKVVEHHNEAHLSEHNLGYLYKTMVTASSSAKYMYETSKTFTTKTTYPNTGFSKQLKQVADFINSGLQTKVYYASLGGFDTHANQVNKQKRLLKVYDEAMEAFVKDLKEQDSFKDTLILTFSEFGRRVQQNAANGTDHGTANQVFLIGNQLKKQGFYNPMADLSNLDTNGDLKYDIDFREIYASVLNNWLDIDAKKVLGKPFSGLNIV, encoded by the coding sequence ATGAACAGAAGAAATTTTATAAAAAGCGCATCGTTGGCAAGTACAGCATTGTTTTTGCCTAAATTCGTTTCAGGATTTAGCCTTTTGGACGAAGCCATTGCGACAGGAAAAAAGCTAGTGATTATTCAACTTTCAGGTGGAAATGATGGTTTGAATACAATTGTTCCGTTCAGAAATGATATTTATTACAAAAAACGTCCTTCGTTGGCGCAACAAAAAAGTAACCTCATCGGAATTACAGACGAAATTGGTTTCCACGAAAGTCTCATCGCGCATAGCAATTTATATAACAACGGAGAATTGTGCGTTGTGAATAATGTTGGATATCCAAATCCGAATCGTTCGCATTTTCGTTCTACGGATATTTGGCATACGGCGAGCGATTCTAACGAATATTTGCAATCGGGTTGGATTGGTCGTTATTTGGATGCTTCCAAAAGTAAATCGTTAGATGCCATCGAAGTTGACGATACATTATCACTTATGTTAAAAGGCGAACAAACTGACGGAATTGCGAATAAGAATCCAGCTCTTTTCTATAAAACAACACAAGCTCCATATTTTAAAAAAGTGGTTGAACATCATAACGAAGCACATTTAAGCGAACATAATTTGGGCTATTTATACAAAACAATGGTGACAGCTTCTTCTTCGGCAAAATATATGTATGAAACTTCAAAAACATTCACCACAAAAACTACCTATCCGAATACTGGATTTTCAAAACAATTGAAACAAGTTGCGGATTTTATCAATTCAGGATTGCAAACAAAAGTGTATTATGCGTCGCTTGGCGGATTTGACACACATGCAAATCAAGTGAACAAGCAAAAACGATTGTTGAAAGTTTATGACGAAGCGATGGAAGCTTTTGTGAAAGATTTGAAAGAACAAGATTCTTTTAAAGACACCTTAATTTTGACCTTTTCAGAATTTGGTCGTCGTGTGCAACAAAACGCAGCAAATGGAACTGATCACGGAACGGCGAATCAAGTATTTTTGATTGGAAACCAATTGAAAAAGCAAGGTTTTTACAATCCGATGGCTGATTTATCTAACTTAGACACAAATGGAGATTTGAAATATGATATTGATTTTCGAGAAATTTATGCGTCTGTCTTGAACAATTGGTTAGACATTGATGCAAAAAAGGTACTAGGGAAACCGTTTTCTGGTTTGAATATTGTTTAA
- a CDS encoding TlpA family protein disulfide reductase yields the protein MMKKALFILFIMIFISCKNESKSTEIAQTTTKETTTELKSEIVETTSDIPVLNFEQFEKYLQIEDDNIHVVNFWATWCAPCVKELPHFEAVNQEYKDKNVKVLLVSLDFNLKKLNSFLVKNELKSEKVLLDDPDQNAWISKVSKDWSGSIPATVIYKKGKRKFYEHSFTKAELESELRNFIN from the coding sequence ATGATGAAGAAAGCCCTTTTTATATTGTTTATAATGATTTTTATTTCGTGTAAAAACGAATCAAAATCAACTGAAATTGCACAAACAACCACTAAAGAAACAACTACTGAATTGAAATCAGAAATAGTTGAAACTACTTCCGATATTCCTGTTTTAAATTTTGAACAGTTTGAAAAGTATCTTCAAATCGAAGATGATAATATTCATGTTGTCAATTTTTGGGCAACTTGGTGTGCACCTTGCGTGAAAGAATTGCCGCATTTTGAAGCTGTAAATCAAGAATATAAAGACAAAAACGTAAAAGTATTGTTAGTCAGTTTAGATTTTAATCTCAAGAAATTGAATTCATTCTTAGTGAAAAACGAATTGAAATCTGAAAAAGTTCTATTGGACGATCCAGATCAAAACGCTTGGATTTCGAAAGTGTCAAAAGATTGGTCAGGCTCAATTCCGGCAACGGTAATTTATAAGAAAGGTAAACGAAAATTTTACGAACATTCGTTTACTAAAGCTGAATTAGAAAGTGAATTAAGAAATTTTATAAACTAA
- a CDS encoding thioredoxin family protein yields the protein MKLIKLVLLSVLFMTFSCTDKKKADAKSETKTVVENVEKPTKEMTNGYQVGDIVKDFSLKNVDGKMVSMSNFSDAKGFIITFTCNTCPYSVAYEDRINELDKKYASKGYPVIAINPNNPDAKPGDSFEAMQTRAKEKGFTFPYILDDGQKVYPVFGASKTPHMYVLAKTPKGHQVKYIGAIDDNYKDAGAVSKRYVEDAVDALLAGKEVEVTTTKAIGCSIKV from the coding sequence ATGAAATTAATAAAATTAGTACTATTGTCTGTACTTTTCATGACTTTCTCTTGTACAGATAAGAAGAAAGCAGATGCAAAATCGGAAACAAAAACCGTTGTAGAAAATGTAGAAAAGCCAACGAAAGAAATGACAAATGGCTACCAAGTTGGTGATATTGTTAAAGATTTTTCATTGAAAAATGTAGATGGAAAAATGGTGTCAATGTCAAATTTCAGTGACGCAAAAGGATTTATTATTACGTTTACCTGTAATACGTGTCCATATTCTGTAGCATACGAAGATAGAATTAATGAATTAGACAAAAAATATGCAAGCAAAGGATATCCTGTAATTGCGATTAATCCGAATAATCCTGATGCAAAACCAGGCGATAGTTTTGAAGCAATGCAAACAAGAGCTAAAGAAAAAGGATTTACGTTTCCATATATTTTAGATGATGGACAAAAAGTGTATCCAGTATTTGGAGCTTCTAAAACGCCACATATGTACGTGCTAGCTAAAACGCCAAAAGGTCACCAAGTAAAGTATATTGGCGCAATTGACGATAATTATAAAGATGCTGGAGCAGTTTCAAAACGTTATGTAGAAGATGCAGTTGACGCTTTGTTAGCAGGAAAAGAAGTTGAGGTAACGACTACGAAAGCGATTGGTTGTTCGATTAAGGTGTAG
- a CDS encoding rhodanese-like domain-containing protein, translating into MADLSQKEWQEQFANDTNAVLLDVRTQDEVDEGHIPDAKHIDIFLGQGFIDEVKKLDASKNYYIYCRSGGRSGQACAVMNSIGFENTYNLMGGFSEWQGDKTN; encoded by the coding sequence ATGGCAGATTTATCACAAAAAGAATGGCAAGAACAATTTGCAAACGATACCAACGCAGTACTTTTGGATGTACGTACACAAGACGAAGTTGATGAAGGACATATTCCGGATGCAAAACATATTGATATTTTTTTAGGACAAGGTTTCATCGATGAAGTTAAAAAATTAGATGCTTCTAAAAACTACTATATATACTGTCGCTCAGGCGGAAGAAGCGGACAAGCTTGTGCTGTCATGAACAGTATAGGTTTTGAAAATACGTACAACTTGATGGGTGGATTTTCAGAATGGCAAGGCGATAAAACTAATTAA
- a CDS encoding rhodanese-like domain-containing protein, with the protein MKFRKLAFVFILLSFISFFGCSTTPKENDITVAELHAFLEDANVVVLDVRTPEEIALGKITAEALEVDFYDAAFMEDTRSKITKDQTVYVYCRSGRRSAETVSKLRELGYLKTYNVEGGIIAWEAEGFAIEK; encoded by the coding sequence ATGAAGTTTCGAAAACTAGCTTTCGTATTTATTTTACTCTCTTTTATATCATTTTTCGGGTGTTCTACAACGCCTAAAGAAAATGATATTACGGTTGCAGAATTGCATGCTTTTTTAGAAGATGCAAATGTAGTTGTATTAGATGTACGAACACCTGAAGAAATTGCATTAGGAAAAATTACAGCGGAAGCATTAGAAGTAGATTTTTATGATGCAGCTTTTATGGAAGACACTAGAAGTAAAATTACGAAAGATCAAACGGTTTATGTGTATTGCAGAAGTGGAAGACGAAGTGCAGAAACGGTTTCGAAACTTCGAGAATTAGGATATTTAAAAACATACAATGTAGAAGGTGGCATTATTGCTTGGGAAGCAGAAGGTTTTGCGATAGAGAAGTAA